Proteins co-encoded in one Ziziphus jujuba cultivar Dongzao chromosome 9, ASM3175591v1 genomic window:
- the LOC132799393 gene encoding uncharacterized protein LOC132799393, which produces MELVGAISTGEWSSLSGMYTSEEANFNAHELFAQCSVPNEFSNLGLPSSFCPGHEFLHMAGIGSHYFSEIDNSYLYSLSQESSQSGGSSNVFPASSNENFYLSECHPTLGINYNGSPTFCSGDFDNTNLFLIEGDERLHQEVGNGIVEESGRNQPEPFVAESNFQLKWDAEVTVPDSAMENKNPSGCSKKRCRNPVEVST; this is translated from the coding sequence ATGGAACTTGTTGGAGCTATTTCAACGGGAGAATGGAGCTCTCTCAGTGGGATGTACACGTCAGAAGAGGCTAACTTCAATGCACATGAGTTGTTTGCTCAGTGTTCTGTTCCAAATGAGTTTTCAAACTTAGGACTCCCATCTTCTTTTTGTCCTGGCCATGAGTTCCTTCACATGGCAGGCATAGGTTCACATTACTTTTCAGAAATTGATAATTCTTATTTGTATAGTCTTTCACAAGAGAGTAGTCAGAGTGGTGGTAGTAGCAATGTTTTCCCAGCTTCAAGCAATGAAAACTTCTACCTGAGTGAATGCCACCCAACCTTGGGCATAAATTACAATGGCTCCCCAACTTTTTGTTCCGGGGATTTTGACAATACTAACTTGTTTCTCATTGAAGGCGATGAGCGCCTTCACCAAGAAGTTGGCAATGGCATTGTGGAAGAGTCTGGCAGAAACCAACCTGAACCTTTTGTTGCTGAATCAAATTTTCAGCTCAAATGGGATGCTGAGGTGACTGTCCCAGATTCAGCCatggaaaataaaaacccaTCTGGGTGTTCAAAGAAAAGATGTAGGAATCCTGTAGAAGTGAGTacctaa
- the LOC125424180 gene encoding transcription factor bHLH84, which translates to MEFSFHKNVTVISHGIIYNQQCALQVQKNKRNVRSRKSLKLVSTSDNEEDGNGGTKGQSSSSCCTGDDSNTYQELSEGVTPSSSPKGTAALNLNGKARATKGSATDPQSVYARKRREKINERLRILQNLVPNGTKVDISTMLEEAVQYVKFLQLQNKLLSSDDLWMYAPIAYNGTNIGFDLRIANPKPT; encoded by the exons ATGGAATTTTCCTTTCATAAGAATGTAACAGTAATTAGTCATGGAATTATTTATAATCAACAATGTGCCCTCCAGGTCCAAAAGAATAAGAGGAATGTAAGATCAAGGAAGAGTCTAAAGCTTGTCTCAACAAGCGACAATGAAGAAGATGGAAATGGTGGCACCAAAGGGCAGAGCTCCAGCAGTTGCTGCACAGGGGATGACTCAAACACTTACCAGGAGCTAAGTGAAGGAGTGACTCCAAGCTCTAGCCCAAAAGGGACCGCGGCTCTTAACCTGAACGGAAAAGCAAGAGCCACTAAAGGGTCAGCAACTGATCCCCAAAGCGTCTATGCAAGG aaaagaagagagaaaattaaTGAGAGGCTAAGAATACTACAGAACCTTGTGCCAAATGGAACAAAG GTTGATATTAGCACAATGCTTGAGGAAGCTGTTCAGTATGTGAAGTTCTTACAGCTCCAGAACAAG CTCTTAAGCTCAGATGATCTATGGATGTATGCTCCCATAGCTTACAATGGAACGAACATTGGATTTGATTTGAGGATCGCAAATCCAAAACCAACATAG